In Primulina huaijiensis isolate GDHJ02 chromosome 16, ASM1229523v2, whole genome shotgun sequence, a single genomic region encodes these proteins:
- the LOC140961915 gene encoding chlorophyllide a oxygenase, chloroplastic-like isoform X1, translating to MSAIATAAALALPLSFCRSSKNNSKKPRCFFGVSQAIRGGFRVFAIIGENSDFVERKSPWTTLFDVEDPRSKVPTNKGKFLDVNQALEVARYDIQYCDWKARQDVLTIMLLHEKVVEVLNPLAREFKSIGTLKKDLAELQEELAVAHNQVHISESRVSAALDKLAYMETLVNDKILQDAKILESYSLPSTPSTSSAQFRDTMKSSKQSRRGLDVSGPVQPYSANLKNFWYPVAFSADLKDDTMVPMDCFEEPWVLFRGKDGKPGCVQNTCAHRACPLHLGTVNEGRIQCPYHGWEYSTDGNCEKMPSTKKLHAKIRALPCLEQEGMIWIWPGEDPPAANLPSLLPPSGFQIHAEIVMELPVEHGLLLDNLLDLAHAPFTHTSTFAKGWSVPSLVKFLTPASGMQGYWDPYPIDMEFRPPCMVLSTIGISKPGKLEGQSTRECSTHLHQLHVCLPSSRQKTRLLYRMSLDFAPILKHIPFMQYLWIHFAEKVLNEDLRLVIGQQERMLNGANIWNMPVSYDKLGVRYRLWRDSVEQGSNQSPFSKST from the exons ATGTCTGCCATTGCCACGGCTGCTGCTCTTGCTCTTCCACTCTCTTTCTGCCGCTCTTCCAAGAACAACAGCAAAAAG CCACGGTGTTTCTTTGGAGTCTCACAGGCGATCAGAGGAGGATTTAGAGTATTTGCTATTATTGGTGAAAACAGTGATTTCGTCGAAAGGAAAAGCCCGTGGACTACACTTTTTGATGTAGAAGATCCGCGATCTAAGGTTCCCACCAATAAAGGCAAGTTTCTTGATGTGAATCAAGCTTTGGAAGTGGCGCGATATGATATACAATACTGCGATTGGAAGGCTCGACAAGATGTTCTCACAATCATGCTTCTGCACGAAAAG GTTGTGGAGGTATTAAATCCTCTGGCTCGTGAATTCAAATCAATAGGAACCCTGAAGAAGGATCTCGCAGAGTTGCAGGAGGAACTTGCAGTAGCTCACAATCAG gTACATATATCAGAATCAAGGGTTTCTGCTGCTTTGGACAAATTAGCTTACATGGAAACATTGGTTAACGACAAAATATTACAAGACGCAAAAATCTTAGAATCTTACTCGCTGCCCTCTACTCCAAGTACCTCTTCCGCTCAATTTCGTGATACTATGAAGAGCAGCAAGCAGTCCCGACGAGGTCTTGACGTGTCTGGTCCTGTCCAACCTTACAGTGCCAATTTGAAGAATTTTTGGTACCCTGTTGCATTTTCTGCAGATCTGAAGGATGATACCATG GTCCCAATGGACTGCTTTGAAGAGCCTTGGGTTCTGTTTCGTGGGAAAGATGGCAAACCAGGGTGTGTCCAGAATACTTGTGCTCATAGAGCCTGCCCGCTTCATCTGGGTACAGTCAACGAGGGTCGTATTCAATGTCCTTATCATG GGTGGGAATACTCTACTGATGGAAATTGTGAGAAAATGCCATCAACTAAAAAACTACATGCCAAGATCAGAGCTTTGCCATGTTTGGAGCAAGAGGGAATGATATGGATTTGGCCGGGGGAGGATCCTCCTGCAGCTAACCTCCCCTCTTTATTACCACCATCAGGATTTCAAATACATGCCGAG ATTGTAATGGAACTTCCGGTGGAACATGGGCTGCTTCTGGACAATCTTTTGGACCTTGCACATGCTCCTTTCACCCACACTTCTACATTTGCTAAGGGATGGAGTGTTCCCAG CTTGGTGAAATTTTTGACACCGGCGTCTGGAATGCAAGGATACTGGGATCCTTATCCAATTGATATGGAATTCCGACCGCCTTGTATGGTTTTGTCTACTATTGGAATCTCGAAACCTGGGAAATTAGAGGGGCAGAGTACAAGAGAGTGTTCAACACATCTACACCAACTTCATGTTTGCCTACCTTCATCTAGACAGAAGACTAGATTGTTGTACAGGATGTCATTGGACTTTGCTCCTATCTTAAAACACATTCCTTTCATGCAATACCTGTGGATACATTTTGCTGAAAAG GTTTTGAACGAGGATCTGCGTCTTGTGATTGGTCAACAGGAGCGAATGCTGAACGGTGCAAATATATGGAATATGCCTGTATCTTATGATAAGCTCGGAGTCAGGTACAGGCTATGGAGAGACTCGGTGGAACAAGGATCTAACCAATCTCCTTTTAGCAAATCAACGTAG
- the LOC140961915 gene encoding chlorophyllide a oxygenase, chloroplastic-like isoform X2, with translation MSAIATAAALALPLSFCRSSKNNSKKAIRGGFRVFAIIGENSDFVERKSPWTTLFDVEDPRSKVPTNKGKFLDVNQALEVARYDIQYCDWKARQDVLTIMLLHEKVVEVLNPLAREFKSIGTLKKDLAELQEELAVAHNQVHISESRVSAALDKLAYMETLVNDKILQDAKILESYSLPSTPSTSSAQFRDTMKSSKQSRRGLDVSGPVQPYSANLKNFWYPVAFSADLKDDTMVPMDCFEEPWVLFRGKDGKPGCVQNTCAHRACPLHLGTVNEGRIQCPYHGWEYSTDGNCEKMPSTKKLHAKIRALPCLEQEGMIWIWPGEDPPAANLPSLLPPSGFQIHAEIVMELPVEHGLLLDNLLDLAHAPFTHTSTFAKGWSVPSLVKFLTPASGMQGYWDPYPIDMEFRPPCMVLSTIGISKPGKLEGQSTRECSTHLHQLHVCLPSSRQKTRLLYRMSLDFAPILKHIPFMQYLWIHFAEKVLNEDLRLVIGQQERMLNGANIWNMPVSYDKLGVRYRLWRDSVEQGSNQSPFSKST, from the exons ATGTCTGCCATTGCCACGGCTGCTGCTCTTGCTCTTCCACTCTCTTTCTGCCGCTCTTCCAAGAACAACAGCAAAAAG GCGATCAGAGGAGGATTTAGAGTATTTGCTATTATTGGTGAAAACAGTGATTTCGTCGAAAGGAAAAGCCCGTGGACTACACTTTTTGATGTAGAAGATCCGCGATCTAAGGTTCCCACCAATAAAGGCAAGTTTCTTGATGTGAATCAAGCTTTGGAAGTGGCGCGATATGATATACAATACTGCGATTGGAAGGCTCGACAAGATGTTCTCACAATCATGCTTCTGCACGAAAAG GTTGTGGAGGTATTAAATCCTCTGGCTCGTGAATTCAAATCAATAGGAACCCTGAAGAAGGATCTCGCAGAGTTGCAGGAGGAACTTGCAGTAGCTCACAATCAG gTACATATATCAGAATCAAGGGTTTCTGCTGCTTTGGACAAATTAGCTTACATGGAAACATTGGTTAACGACAAAATATTACAAGACGCAAAAATCTTAGAATCTTACTCGCTGCCCTCTACTCCAAGTACCTCTTCCGCTCAATTTCGTGATACTATGAAGAGCAGCAAGCAGTCCCGACGAGGTCTTGACGTGTCTGGTCCTGTCCAACCTTACAGTGCCAATTTGAAGAATTTTTGGTACCCTGTTGCATTTTCTGCAGATCTGAAGGATGATACCATG GTCCCAATGGACTGCTTTGAAGAGCCTTGGGTTCTGTTTCGTGGGAAAGATGGCAAACCAGGGTGTGTCCAGAATACTTGTGCTCATAGAGCCTGCCCGCTTCATCTGGGTACAGTCAACGAGGGTCGTATTCAATGTCCTTATCATG GGTGGGAATACTCTACTGATGGAAATTGTGAGAAAATGCCATCAACTAAAAAACTACATGCCAAGATCAGAGCTTTGCCATGTTTGGAGCAAGAGGGAATGATATGGATTTGGCCGGGGGAGGATCCTCCTGCAGCTAACCTCCCCTCTTTATTACCACCATCAGGATTTCAAATACATGCCGAG ATTGTAATGGAACTTCCGGTGGAACATGGGCTGCTTCTGGACAATCTTTTGGACCTTGCACATGCTCCTTTCACCCACACTTCTACATTTGCTAAGGGATGGAGTGTTCCCAG CTTGGTGAAATTTTTGACACCGGCGTCTGGAATGCAAGGATACTGGGATCCTTATCCAATTGATATGGAATTCCGACCGCCTTGTATGGTTTTGTCTACTATTGGAATCTCGAAACCTGGGAAATTAGAGGGGCAGAGTACAAGAGAGTGTTCAACACATCTACACCAACTTCATGTTTGCCTACCTTCATCTAGACAGAAGACTAGATTGTTGTACAGGATGTCATTGGACTTTGCTCCTATCTTAAAACACATTCCTTTCATGCAATACCTGTGGATACATTTTGCTGAAAAG GTTTTGAACGAGGATCTGCGTCTTGTGATTGGTCAACAGGAGCGAATGCTGAACGGTGCAAATATATGGAATATGCCTGTATCTTATGATAAGCTCGGAGTCAGGTACAGGCTATGGAGAGACTCGGTGGAACAAGGATCTAACCAATCTCCTTTTAGCAAATCAACGTAG